Below is a window of Paramisgurnus dabryanus chromosome 20, PD_genome_1.1, whole genome shotgun sequence DNA.
CTTGAGAAATTATTTTTGGAGTTCTCCAGATTACTGTGGATTTCGTGTGTCTGTTTGGGTTGCAGGATGATATTGAGCCCATGTGGGAAGATGAGAGAAATAAAAGAGGAGGCCGCTGGCTCATCACTCTCAACAAGCAGCAGAGAAAATATGACCTGGACCGCTTTTGGTTGGAAACTGTAAGAAtttcagagttttcattgaacaCCCCCTCAGCTTACATTTGTGCACTAGTACCTGTGTTGCCTCATCCCTGTTATGTCTGTCTATGTCCTGCCCACAGCTGCTGTGCCTCATCGGAGAGGCTTTTGATGACTACAGTGATGAGGTATGTGGCGCTGTAGTCAATGTCCGAACCAAAGGTGATAAAATTGCTGTCTGGACAAGTGACTATGAGAACAGAGAGGCTATAACTCACATAGGGTAAGACTCTCAAACACGCTGCTATATAAACGATGTGTACTTAACATAGTATTAacatgtagttgtgttttttggCAGGAGGGTGTACAAGGAACGGTTAGGCATCCCTATGAACATGACCATTGGCTATCAGTCTCATGCTGATACAGCCACTAAGAGTGGCTCTACAACTAAGAACAAATTTGTGGTGTAAAGATATTCAACTGCCTgaatcctctctctctctctctctctctctctctctctctctctctcatgctctCCTATTCTCTCTCCCCTATCTCTTTCTCTGCCGGATAAAACCAAAGAAACATAAAGACAGACTGGACTCAAATTGACACAATCCTCATCAAATACAGTTTTCCCAAAAGCCCTTCACAAACACACTCTTGGATTGACACAAGATCTGAGGATTGCAGCACAGAcaagttataaaaataacaatacctCTGCTGCTTGTTACATTTACACAGACATCTCATATGTGTCATGTTTACACTACAgtgcaaatgttttctttataaCCAGACAggtaaaaaaattcagatttATCACTACACAGTTTCCCTTAAAGAACACAACATTCAATTGTTTAATATTGTTGTGAGTTGTAAAATATTGAACTTTTTTTGAAAGATATTGTCAGTTTATTTAAtggcagagaaaaaaaatgtctgTATTCTTTTAGCAGCTTTAGTGCTTCAGTGCCTGATgaacataaacattttaatttattcagATTAATCCTCAACATTTTGTGAAGATACCCGACCATCGAGTTCATGTATTCAAGCCAATCTTCACAGAGCTGCCTTGCGTCTTTAAGCATTAACTTAATTAAATATGGGGGTTTGCGATTCAAGATAAGTCTTTTTatattgtgaatttttttgaTGCTTCACAAGTTTACATTCCTTGTTAGAATGGTAAAATGTGGGGCTTTTTGCAGTATTGTAACAGATGCATTATGCTCGTGTCTGAATGTAATTAGCTAGAGttggtgtttttaataaggtagcagCATTATTAAATAGGCCCTGAAAAAAAACTAGTTTTATGACGATTCCATTTATTTCACTAAAAAACTGAAAAGGCGCATCAGTATTCATCATCATCTTATTGTAAGTGTTGTATCTTGGGATAAGGATAAAGGACCCTcttaaggcacccaaaaatgaaaattgtctcatcatttactcacccagaTGTTGTTCTTAAtgtgtatgagtttctttatcctgttaaatacaaaagaagatattttgttaaatgataagCACACAGTGGATGGTACCCAATGACTTCCACAGTAtttgtttctcctactatgaaagtcaatgtgTACtgttaaaatatcttaaattgtgttcaacagaaagAAAACTCATACTGGTTTTAAACAAAAGGATTAGTatataatgacagaattttcatttttgggtgaactatctctttaaaatgTCTAGTTAACCAgtattaaagaaaaacaccagtttttcaatattttactatgttttcacctcaacttagacaaattaatatatacctatctttttcaatgcgtgcacttttaatctttgtacagcatgttgtgaatgtgttagcatttaggcTAGCCCCATTCctttcttaggatccaaacagggatgaattaagaaaccaccaaacacttcaatgTTTCCCTATTTAAGACTGTTACTTGAGTAGTTAAACAAACAAGTATGGTGGCACTAAATAAAACGtgattttttaagtggataaaaaatttgaactatATTCGAAGTACTGCAAACGAAGTGCTTTTCCGCCACACAATATAGTTATAgtttttttatccgcttaaaaaatcgccacgttttattttatgccaccatacttactcgtgtaaaatacagaaaacatggaagtgtttggtggcttctaaatgcatccctgtttggatcctaaggaatgaatggggctaggcttaatgctaacacattcacgacgccctgtacaaagatgaagtgcacacattgaaaaaaagattggtatgtattaatttgtctaagttgaggtaaaaacatagtaaaatattgaaaaatgttggtgttttcctttaaggcataccctattattaaattatacaatttagCTTACACTTTTCAGGTGAGATCAGGAAGTTGGCCTCTGTTCTATGTGTACACTGTCAGGAAAAATATGGTTTGTCGCTCGGTCTgtgccctttcaaaaagtacattgcACCTAAGGAgttcatatgtgaccctggatcacaaaaccagtcataaattgagatttatacattatctgaaagctgaataaacaAGCTTTGTTAGGATAGGGCAATATTTGTCCGAggtacaactatttgaaaatctggaatctgtggggcaaaaatttaaatattgagAACATCGCCTTTAAATTGTCCAGATAAACTCCTTAGCAACACacactaatgataaatatattttttaagatatTACGGTAGACAATATCTCCATGGAACATGATATTTTCTTAATATCCTTATGATTTTTagcataaaaacattttgacCCATTCAAtttattgttggctattgctacaaatatacccatgtgaCTTATGActtttttgtggtccagggtcacatataagtacctcaaagttatactggtaccaaatgtacaCTTAATCCTAAAAGGTGCTTTAGTGATGGCTTGgggccattttattttttccttgAGTGCTTAGTATTTCTGTAACACGTGTGGTTCAAGTTCTGCTTTGAGCATTGCAGATGACTGTTCAGAAAATCTCTGTATTTCACAACCCTTCATTTAGACTTGTGCCAGTGAAACTTGATAACTGTCTCACTGCCACATTATCATCTGAAACCGGCACCTGTAGCTGTCTATTTAACACGATTCATAGAGCTCAAAACAAGTTTATGGTATCAAGCTGTTCCAATAAATTAGTTTAGATGTTAAACTGTGCTATACTTTATCACAACGTAAATGTCTTGGGGCAAACCTGACTCTTTGCCACAAGAAAGGTTACTGCTGACAAATGGAAAAggtgaataaataatgattaGGGGGAACTGTTGAAATTTTCTGGTTATGACAGATGATCGATATGgacatttaattcatttgtaTAGGCAATTCATGAGATTATGGCTCGTAAACCCCCACACACAACAACATGAGACACACAGGCAAAGCGTGACGGCCTTAGTTTACTTATAGAAAAATCCGCTGTGAAGAGCTGCTTTCTTAATTAGCCAAATATAAGATCAATTCAGTACGTATACAATATAAACGCTGTCATTAAAGGGCATAAGTGGTTTCCTTGGTTCACTGATGTCTTAATCTATATCATTTTTTACTCAAGCTctgtaaacatgtttaatattgcaGCGCATATTTAAGTGGACAGTTAGCAGCATTAGTGTGAGGAGTACGTATACGTGCCTTAGATGCGTTTAGGCCTCCACTTACGTTATTTACCGATCTTTCAAGCCATGTTCTGTTACATTGCATTTCTTTGAAACTATCTGAAAGACTTTATGGCTTAAAAATCATAGGCCTTAATGGCTCTAATGCTTTTTATAGGCGTTTGATCAATAAATAGGTGGATGCTTTAACAAGCATTTTAATAGTGAAAGAAATCATCTATGAAAACTCTCCGCAAAATCAAACCAGGAAACCACAACGCCAGATATAACCATAAAATAGTTTTATGGCTTACAGAGCCAGGTCCACAGTAGGAAGTATATGTAGGTACTACATCTGGGCATGTCAATAGTTTTTACCATTATCTTGATGTTCATTGGATGTTTATGTGGTGCTGGACAGCAGCATAATGAGGCGAGGCTCTGATGTGTTATTTGAGACTCTTTATCTCACACCTCTAGCATCTCTAATGAGAGGTCCTTGAATCTGCCTCAGTGACCCTTACAAAACTCTAATGAGGCTTGTGCAGTTTGTTCACCAATTACTGGTCCAGGGTTGACAGAGATATACAGAGCTGAAATCTTAATTTAGTTGTTCCTTTTACATGCTGTGTGAATATTTGTCTGCAAAGATATACGTTAAAGTCTAGGCTCCAAAATGAAACACTCATACCAAGATTAAAAGCTAATAACAGCCTTAATCTttatattgaaaaaaatatgatggataGTGAGAGTTTTGTACAACTACTGTAAAAGGGAAAAGTCCCATCAGGCATAGCTTTGACATTAAACTCTCTCTGAACTCTCTCTGAATAAAATGTATATGGTTATTCTCACGACAGGATGCTTTTAGGCTAAGTCATGTCTTATTactttatatatttgtttttgccTGTAGCAACCACAGAGGATAAAAGCCTCTTCATTGTTGTAGCTATCCTGACATCTGGCTGGGGTTTTGCCAAACATGCTCAGTGTTTCAGCAGTGGACAGCACTAATGCAAGTAAGCATACAAGGATCAGTGAATGTGCAGTGTACACTACATTCAAAATTGTTTTGCTGTTTTTAATAGTGTActtataggggcagtttcctggacagggtttagattaatccaggactaggcttgttacattaggacatttaagtagtttttacaaacatacctacaaaaacaatactggtgtgcatcttgataCAAAACAAT
It encodes the following:
- the eif4eb gene encoding eukaryotic translation initiation factor 4eb; the protein is MRPVNDSRKMATAEPEINSNSCKSEEENSEQSSREIVSPESYIKHPLQNRWSLWFFKNDKSKTWQANLRLISKFDTVEDFWALYNHIQLSSYLLSGCDYSLFKDDIEPMWEDERNKRGGRWLITLNKQQRKYDLDRFWLETLLCLIGEAFDDYSDEVCGAVVNVRTKGDKIAVWTSDYENREAITHIGRVYKERLGIPMNMTIGYQSHADTATKSGSTTKNKFVV